The nucleotide sequence GGCCCGGTGGCGGTCGACGACGCCACGGCGGCCCCGGTCGGCGAGGGCGCCCCGCGCCGTCGCCGACGCCGGCGTGCCCCGGGCACCGACGGTGACGCCCCGGCGCAGCCCGTCGGCGCCGAGCAGACCAGCTGAGACCGGGCGTACCCGGCACCAGGGCACGTCCGCCCGCGGGGGCGCACCTCCCCCCGGGCGGGCGGCCCCGGCTCAGCGACCGACGAGCAGCCGGTCGGCGACCTGGCGGTAGGCCTGTGCGGCCGACGACCGCCCGGCCGCGCCCAGCACGCTGAGCCCGCGGGCGGGCGCCTCGGCGACCCGCACCGAGCGCGGCACGGGTCCCAGGACGGGCAGGTCGTAGCGCGGGCCCAGGTCGTCCACGACGGCGCGGGCGTGCGCCCCGCGCAGGTCGACCATGGTCGGGAGCAGGCCGACGACGACGAGCGACGGGTTGAGGTGGGCGCGCACGTCGGCCACCGTGTCGAGCAGCTGCCCCACGGCCCGGTGGCCGAGCATCTCCGCCGCCAGCGGCACCAGGACCTCGTCGGCCGCGGTGAGCGCGCCGACCGTGAGCAGGCCCAGGCTCGGCGAGCAGTCGAGGACGACGTCGTCGTAGTCGCCGGCCACCTCGGCCAGCGCCCGCCGGAGCACGGTCTCGCGGTCCGGGACGCCCGCGAGCGCCGCCTCGCTGCCGGCCAGCTCGATGCCGGCGGGCACCAGGTGGACGTCCTCGGCCGTGACGACGACGGCGTCCCGGACGCCGCTGCGCCCGGCGAGCACGTCGACGACGGTGGGCGCCCCGTCCTCGCCGAGGTCGGCGCCCAGGGCGAACGTCAGGCAGGCCTGCGGGTCGAGGTCGACGAGCAGCACCCGTCGTCCCCGGGCGCGGAACGCGGTGGCCAGGGCGGCGGCGGTCGTGGTCTTGGCGACCCCGCCCTTGGAGTTGGCGACCGCCAGGACCCGGGACACGCGGCCATCCTCGCAGCGTCCTGCCAGGCCCGCGCCGCCGCCGCGGGTGAGGATGCCCCATGACCGCAGACATGACAGCGGCCGCCCTGGTCCCCGTCGCCCCGCAGGACGCCGGCGTCCCGCGTGCCCGCCCGGCTGGGTGGGCCGGCACGGCGGACCCGGGCCTCTTCGGCCCGCACAGCGTGTCGTGGCGGGTGCACGGCGACCCGCTCATGGCGGTCGGTGGCCTGCGCGCCCTGCTCCTGCAGTCGCTGCACCCGGTCGTCGCGCACGGCTTCGCGGCGCACTCCGGCTACCGCGAGGAGTCCTGGGGCCGGCTCCTCCGCACCGCGGACTACGTGTCCCTGACGACGTTCGGCAGCACGGCCCAGGTCGAGGCCGTCGCCGGGCACGTGCGCCGCGCCCACGCCGGCTCGGAGTTCGTCGACCCCGGGGACGGCAGCCGCCGCCGCATCGACGAGCCGGAGCTGCTGCTGTGGGTCCACACCTGCCTCGTGGACTCCGTGCTCGTCACCACCCGTCGCGGCGGTCTCGACCTCACCGAGGACGAGGCGGACACCTTCGTCGCCGAGCAGGTCCGGGCGGGCGAGCTGCTCGGCGTCGACCCGGCGGCGGCACCGCGCAGCCAGGCCGGGGTCGCGGCCTACCTCGCCGGCGTCCGTGGCTCGCTGCACCTCAGCGCGCCCGCCCGCGACGCGGTGGCGATGGTGCTCGCCCCGCCCATCCACCCGCTGCTGGAGCTCCTGACACCCGCGCGGCTGGGCTGGAGCTCCCTGGCCGGCCTGGCCTTCGCCACCCTCCCGGCCTGGGCGCGCGACATGTTCCCCGCGCCGCTGCGCACCGGCGGGGCGGTCGTCCCGCAGGCCGCGGTGACGTCGTCGCTGCGGGCGCTGCGCCGGACGGGCCGGCGCGTCGGCTCGGTGGTGCCGGCGCTGGCGCAGAGCCACCACGAGGCGCAGGCCCGCCGCCGTCTCGGCCTGGGGTGACCGCACCCGTCAGGGCGTGACGACGAACGACTGGATGATCCGGTCGAGCGCCTCCAGGTCCGCCTGGCCGACCACCTGGATACCGACGAAGACCATGAAGTCCCCGCCCTCGGGGACGGCGACGATGCCGGCGAAGGCCGCGTCGGTGCCCTCGCAGCCCTCCCGCAGCTCGTACGTGCCGGTGTACAGGCCGTCGTCGTACGGCTGGGGACCCTCGCTCGTCGGGCATGCGTCGGTCGCGCCCATGCCGGTGAGCATGTCCTGGAGCGCCTGGCCCGGGTCGCTGCTGCCCTCGACGCTGGCGATGACGACCCCCGAGGTCGTGAAGCCCGAGCTGAAGGCGTCGAGGTCCGGGGTCGCCACGAGCGCCGGACTGCCGTCCTCCAGCGGGGCGCCGTCGACCTGGGCCCACTCGACCGGGACCTCCAGGCTGATGGACCCGGAGTCGTCGGTGACCGTGGTGTACCCGCTGTAGGTGGCCGGGCCGACGCCCTCGACCGGGACCTCCTCCTCCAGCTCGCTGCCGAGGGTCTCGAACACCGCGAGCGGGACCCCGCTGCCGAACGAGCCCTGCAGCACCTCCCCGGTCGAGGGGCGGAGGACCTGGGCAGAGATCTCCGCGTCGGCCCCCTGGGTGCGCAGCACGTCGCAGTAGTCGGCCATCGTGCCGTCCGTGGCCAGCGACAGGCCCTCCATCCGGGTGACGACGTCCCCGCCGGCCAGCCCGAGCGCGGCCGCAGGAGAGCCCGACTCGACCGCGGCGACGAACACCCCGGACAGCGAGCCGTCCTCGGTGCGCATGGCCTGGCCGTTGATGCCGAGCGAGTCCACCGAGCGTCCCTGCCGCAGCTGGTCGACGACCGAGCCGAGAGTGGGGGCCGCGATGGCGAAGTACTGGTCGGTCTCCGACGAGCCGGCGTAGTTGACGGCGACGACGCGGCCGGAGGCGTCGACGAGCGGACCGCCGGAGTTGCCGGGGTTGATGGTGGCCGAGTGCTCGACGACGTCGTCGACGGACGCCCAGCCGGTCTCGCCGGACGCCGACGCCTTGGAGACGATGCCGCTGGTGAGCGTGAACTCCGGGTCGCCGAGCGGGAACCCGGCCGCGAACACCTCCACCCCGGTGCCCGGGGCCTGCGGCGCCAGCTCGAGGAACGGGAAGCCCTCGCCCTCCACGTCGATGACGGCGAGGTCCGAGCACTCGGAGGTGCCGAGCACGCGGGCGTTGCGCGGCTCCGTCTCCCCGGCCACGTAGACCTCGAGCGTCGCCGCCCCGGTGACGACATGGTTGTTGGTGACCGCCGTGCCGTCGGCGTCCACGAAGAACCCGGTGCCCGCGCCCGCGGCGTCGCTGACCGCACCGGCCTCCGGGTCGACGAAGGAGCCCTGGGAGACGAT is from Aquipuribacter hungaricus and encodes:
- a CDS encoding ParA family protein, which produces MSRVLAVANSKGGVAKTTTAAALATAFRARGRRVLLVDLDPQACLTFALGADLGEDGAPTVVDVLAGRSGVRDAVVVTAEDVHLVPAGIELAGSEAALAGVPDRETVLRRALAEVAGDYDDVVLDCSPSLGLLTVGALTAADEVLVPLAAEMLGHRAVGQLLDTVADVRAHLNPSLVVVGLLPTMVDLRGAHARAVVDDLGPRYDLPVLGPVPRSVRVAEAPARGLSVLGAAGRSSAAQAYRQVADRLLVGR
- a CDS encoding oxygenase MpaB family protein, with product MTADMTAAALVPVAPQDAGVPRARPAGWAGTADPGLFGPHSVSWRVHGDPLMAVGGLRALLLQSLHPVVAHGFAAHSGYREESWGRLLRTADYVSLTTFGSTAQVEAVAGHVRRAHAGSEFVDPGDGSRRRIDEPELLLWVHTCLVDSVLVTTRRGGLDLTEDEADTFVAEQVRAGELLGVDPAAAPRSQAGVAAYLAGVRGSLHLSAPARDAVAMVLAPPIHPLLELLTPARLGWSSLAGLAFATLPAWARDMFPAPLRTGGAVVPQAAVTSSLRALRRTGRRVGSVVPALAQSHHEAQARRRLGLG
- a CDS encoding S1C family serine protease, with the protein product MADASTPTSTPGALPGPVPQQPVDPYAQQQAGAYAQQHGAPYPQPGRYAPQQGVPYPQQPGPYAQAGPYGRPAAAAQAGPYGQPSGPGGTPPARRGRGWLVALVAGLVVVVLLLLAAGAALLVRLAGGDGDPVDPDPVGPGAAGPVASVEDVDTATVQIVSQGSFVDPEAGAVSDAAGAGTGFFVDADGTAVTNNHVVTGAATLEVYVAGETEPRNARVLGTSECSDLAVIDVEGEGFPFLELAPQAPGTGVEVFAAGFPLGDPEFTLTSGIVSKASASGETGWASVDDVVEHSATINPGNSGGPLVDASGRVVAVNYAGSSETDQYFAIAAPTLGSVVDQLRQGRSVDSLGINGQAMRTEDGSLSGVFVAAVESGSPAAALGLAGGDVVTRMEGLSLATDGTMADYCDVLRTQGADAEISAQVLRPSTGEVLQGSFGSGVPLAVFETLGSELEEEVPVEGVGPATYSGYTTVTDDSGSISLEVPVEWAQVDGAPLEDGSPALVATPDLDAFSSGFTTSGVVIASVEGSSDPGQALQDMLTGMGATDACPTSEGPQPYDDGLYTGTYELREGCEGTDAAFAGIVAVPEGGDFMVFVGIQVVGQADLEALDRIIQSFVVTP